CAGGTCACAGGTCGATCCCGTACACGTCGAAGGCGTGCCGGGTGTCGCAGTACTCCCGGATCTCGGCCAGTCGGCCCGCCTCCGCGCGCAGCACGAAGACATAGCGGTTCTGGTAGGTCCCACCGCGCCGATGCACGCCGTGGCCCTGCACCTCGACCGCGACCAGACCGCTGCCGGCGACGTCGTCGTCGGTCACGACGCGGTGCGCCCGCAGCCGCAGGCCGTCGGGGAAGGTCGTGCGCAGGGCGCCGATCCGCGGAGCCCGGACGGCGACGGGGACGCGCCCGACGACCACGAGCTCGGCGTCGGGGTCCGCCGGCGCCTCCGGGCCCGCGGTCCGCACCCGGCCGCCGTCGGCCCACCAGGTCGCCGTCGGCGCGCACAGGGCGAGCAGGCGGTCGCCGTCGGCCGCCTCCAGCGCGTCCAGGAAGTCCGCGGCGAGCCGCTCGCCGGGACCCGCCGGGCCGCCGTCCCGCACCTCGGCGAGGACGTCGTCGACCGGCTCCGGTGCACGGGAGCGCCGATCCAGGCCGCGGCCGTCGAAGACCGCGGCGCTGTGCGCCGTGTCGAGGTACTCCCGCAGGGAGGTCACGGTGCCGTCGCGCACGGTGATCACGAAGGCGTACCGGTTGCGGTAGGGCCGCTCCCCCAGGAACAGCCCGTCGCCCTCGACCTCCAGCACGGCGACATCACCGCCGGCGAAGGACCGGCGCACGTGCTGACGTACGCCGCCGGGGAAGCGCTCCGGCACCGAGCGGAGCAGGTCGCACTTGGCCTGCGCCGGCATCAGCCCGTGCAGCGGCCACGGCCGGTCGTCGCCCGGGTCGACGTCGAGGAGGCCCGCGGCGCGGTCGAGCCCGGTGTCGACCCACCAGGTGCCGTCCGGCGCGAAGCAGCGGCGCACGCCCTCCGCGTCGTTCGCGTCCAGCGCCGCCATCAGGCGCAGCGCCGGAGCGAGGGCTCCGCGATCGGCCGTCCGGGACTCGGGCATCGGCTCAGGCTCCGGCGCGGTCGCCGTCCGACAGCAGGTCCACGAGGACGCCGAGCTCCTGCTGGAAGGAGGTCATCACCTCGGCCAGGTCGGGGTCGTTCACGCTGTCCCAGCTGTCGCGCAGCGCCTCGGGCGTGACCTCGCGGGAGAAGAAGCCGGGCGTCTGGGCCACCACGACCCGCGCCACCCGGCCCCCACCGACGTTG
This region of Nocardioides sp. L-11A genomic DNA includes:
- a CDS encoding nuclear transport factor 2 family protein; protein product: MPESRTADRGALAPALRLMAALDANDAEGVRRCFAPDGTWWVDTGLDRAAGLLDVDPGDDRPWPLHGLMPAQAKCDLLRSVPERFPGGVRQHVRRSFAGGDVAVLEVEGDGLFLGERPYRNRYAFVITVRDGTVTSLREYLDTAHSAAVFDGRGLDRRSRAPEPVDDVLAEVRDGGPAGPGERLAADFLDALEAADGDRLLALCAPTATWWADGGRVRTAGPEAPADPDAELVVVGRVPVAVRAPRIGALRTTFPDGLRLRAHRVVTDDDVAGSGLVAVEVQGHGVHRRGGTYQNRYVFVLRAEAGRLAEIREYCDTRHAFDVYGIDL